In the Gemmatimonadota bacterium genome, CAACTCGCGGACCTGATGCTGCGCCTGTGCGACCGCGAGGCCGTATCCGGGGACGACGATCACGCTCTGCGCGTACGCCAGTTGCAGCGCGGCTTCCTCGACGTTCGTCGCGCTCACCGACAGCCCCTCGGCCGTCTTGGTGCTCTTGCCGGCCGTCGCGCCGAACGCGCCGAACAGCACGTTCCCGAGCGAGCGGTTCATCGCCTTGCACATGATCTGCGAGAGGATGATGCCCGACGAGCCCACGAGGGCGCCGGAGATGACGAGCACCTCGCTCTTGATGACGAAGCCCGTCATGGCGGCCGCGATGCCGGAGTACGAGTTGAGGAGCGAGATCACCACCGGCATGTCCGCGCCGCCGATCGGGATCACGAGCAGTACGCCGATGAGCAGTGACAGTCCGGTCAGCGCGTAGAATGCCCACATCGGCGCGGTGGGCACGGCGATCAGCCAGGCGGCGAGTCCCGCGATCACGGCGAAGAGCAGGCCGTTGACCATCTTCTGCCCGCCGAAGGTGATCGCCTTGCCGGGCATCACCTCCTGGAGCTTCGCCCACGCGATCGCCGAGCCGGTGAGGGTCACCGCACCGATGAGCACGCCGAGATGCGTCGAGAGCGCGACGTCCACCGAGGCGATCTCGCCCTTCTCGTGCATGTGGAGGAACTCCGCGGTCGCCACGAGCAGGGACGATCCGCCGCCGACGCCGTTCAGCAGTGCGACCATCTGCGGCATCGATGTCATCGCCACCGAGCGCGCCATGTAGAGGCCGATCGCGCCGCCGACCGCGAGGCCGGCCATGATCGTCCCGTACGTCATCGTCTTCGTCGACAGCAACGTGATGACGATCGCCATGAGCATGCCGACCGCGCTGATCTGGTTCCCCTTCCGCGCCGTTTCCGGGCTCTGGAGTTGCTTCAGGCCGGTGATGAAGAGGACCGCGGCGACGAGGTACAACAGCCGTTCGAAGGCGACGGAGATCACTTGCCACCTCCCTGCGGGCCCTTCTTGAACATCTCGAGCATGCGGTCGGTCACCGCGTAGCCGCCGACGACGTTCATCATCGCGAAGACGATCGCGACGAATCCGAGGACCGTGCCGAGCACGCCGTAGTCCGTGTGGCCGGCGATCGCCATCGCGCCGACTACCGTGATGCCGGAGACCGCGTTCGCCCCGGACATGAGTGGCGTATGCAGGGTGGGCGGTACGCGCCCGATGAGCGACGCCCCGAGGTACGTCGCGAGGATGAAGACCACGATGAATCCGATCAGGTCCATGCCGGTCACTTGGCCGTCCTCCCGGTGACGATCATCGCGCCGGTGATCTCGTCGGCGCGGTCGATGTTGAGGGTGCCGTCCTTCGTCATCACGTGCTGCACGAAGGTCAGGATGTTACGGCTGAGCATCGCCGACGCGTGGTTCGGCATCGTCGCCGCGAGGTTCACCGGGCCGATCACCTGCACGCCGTTCACGTCCACGGTCTCGCCCGCCTTCGTCGGCTCGCAGTTGCCGCCCGTCTCGGCGGCCAGGTCGACGATCACCGACCCCGGTGTCATCGTCTGGATCGTCGCCGTGCTGATCAGCCGCGGGGCGGCGCGACCCGGGATCGCCGCCGTGGTGATCACCAGATCCATGCCGGCGAGATGCGCCTTCAGCGCCTCCTGGATCGCCGCCTGCTGTTCCGCGCTCTGCTCCTTCGCGTAGCCCCCTGCCGTCTGGGCGTCGGCCGAGATCAGGTTCTCCGCCACCACGCTCGCGCCGAGCGACTTGATCTGCTCGGCCGCCGCGGCGCGGATGTCGAAGCCGCTCACCACCGCGCCCAGCCGCCGCGCCGTGGCGATCGCCATCAGCCCGGCCACGCCCGCGCCGAGGACGCAGACCTTCGACGGGGCGATCGTGCCCGCCGCCGTCGTGAGCATCGGCAGGAACTTGACCATCGACGAGGCCCCAACCAGCACCGCCTTGTAGCCGGCGACGGTGGCCTGCGACGAGAGCACATCCATGGACTGCGCCCGCGTGATGCGGGGGACCAGCTCGAGCGCGAAGGCCGTGACCCCCCGCGTCTCGAGGGCCGCGATCGCCTCCGCTGACGATGCCGGCTGGAGGAGGGAGATGAGGTGCGCGCCGGGCTTCATCGCGGCGATCTCGGGGGTCGTCGGCTTCTGGACCTTGCAGATCAGGTCGGCGGCGAGGACCGCCGCGGTGTCGCCGAGACCCGCGCCCGCTTTCTCGAAGGCGGCGTCCGGGTAGCCGGCCCGCTGGCCGGCACCGCGTTCGACGACGACCTGGGCGCCGGCCTTCGCGAGCCGGCCGACGCTGTCGGGGACGAGCGCGACGCGAAGTTCGTTCGACGCGCGTTCTGTGGGGACGCCTATCAACATGAGCGTGGGAGTGAGGGTCGGGGTGGACAGGGGGGAGACGACGCTCGAACGCCGCGGATCGATGCGCGAGGCGAGGCAAACGTACCCGGCCCCGACACGAGCGGTAAGACGGACCCATCGACCGTGGACCTGTGCAAGCTCGGCGCCCGTCGGGTCGGAAACAGTAAGTGTTTATGAGGAATCGTCTTAGCCGATTCCCCTACACCGCGGCCAGTTCGTCGACCCGGTTCGTTCACCGGCGAATGGTGACGCACTGTGACCTCGGTCGAGAACCCCTCGTCAAGGAGCGGCGTGAGGAGTTGCCCTACCGGCGGCTCCTGCGCCAGCACTTCACCCCTAGATCGAGGATTCCAGATGCTCCGCCGCACCGCGACGTTCGTCGCTGCCGCCGCGCTGATCGCCCTCCCGGCGGTCGCCGAGGCGCAGCTCGTTTGCGCCCAGCAGTCCAGCTGCTCGCTCCAGCCCACTGCGACGCTCACGATCCCGACGATCGTGCGCATGCAGGTCCCGTCGCTCGCCGTCACGCTCGACGGCTCGTCGATCACGGACATCAGCGGCGGCGCTGCCGTCGTCGCGGGCCCGTTCGGTGACGTGAACGTCCGCGCCAACGCCGCCTGGAACCTCACCATCGCTGCCAACGCCGCCGACTGGACCTACACGGGCTCGGCCGCCGGTGTCCGCGCCGCGAACACGCTCCAGTACTCCATCAACAGCGGCGCCTTCGCTGCCATCTCGCAGACCGCGGCAACCGTCGCGACCGGCGCGGCGAGCAACGGGCAGAACGTCAACGTGCAGTTCCAGGCGACCATCCCCGCCGACTACAGTGACCCGGCTAACCGCCCGGGCTCGTACGCGCTCGGCCTGACCTTGACGCTCACCGCGCCGTGAGGCCCCGGCCTCACACCCGGGACGCACAGGCATGATGTCCGGCGCATGTAGCCGGCAGGGGCGAGGACGGGCGCACGCGAGTGCGGCCGTCCTCGCCCTCTTCGTCGCCCTGCTGACCGTGCCTCGCACGGCCCGCGCGCAGGTCGCGGTCGACGAGCTCGAGATGCACTTCCAGCTCGCGCCCGGACGCGGTCCCCTCACGCAGGTGATCCCGGTCCGGAACGAGCAGGACAAGGTCCAGCAGGTCCGCGTCGTCCTCAACGACTGGCAGCGCGACACGCTCGGCCGCAACGAGTTCCTCCCCGTCGGTGCCACCGCCGGCAGTTGCCGCGACAAGGTCAAGGTCTTCCCGATGACCTTCCAGGTCGCGCCGGGGGCCGTCGAGTACGTCCGCGTCACCTTCGACGGTGCCGGCGACCTCGCCGGCTGCTGGTCGATCGTCCTCTTCGAGTCGGTCCAGCCGCCGCCGCCGCGCAACGAGCAACAGGGTTCGTTCCTCTCCATCGAGATCCGGACCGGCGTGAAGGTCTACGTCCATCCTGCGGCTCCCGTCCGCGCCGGCGAGATCGCCTTCGCCGACGTCGTCGAGGCGTGGATCCCCAAGGAGGTCCCCGCCGGCGCCAAGCGCGATTCGGTGAAGGTCTGGCAGGCGGACGTCCGCTTCACCAGCGCGGGCAACGAGCATCTGAAGTTGAAGACCACCATCGAGATCCGGGACGTGGACGGCCTGCTGCTGCAGAAGGTGAGTGCCCCCGAGGCGCTCATCACGCCCAACGCGGTCCGCGATCAGCGTATCACGCTCCCGACGCTCGCCAAGGGTGACTACGTCGCGCTCGTGATGGTCGACTTCGGTGGGGACGAGATCACGGCGGCGCAGGTGGAGTTCAAGGTCCCTTGATCGGCACGCGCTGGTGGTACGGGGTGGGGCAGGTGGCACTCCTGAGCGGAGTGCTCGCGGTCGTCGCCGCACCCGCCGCGGCCCAGCGCGGGCGCCGCACGACGCTCACCGTCACGGGGCTCCCGTTCACGGTGACGCAGACCACGCCCGCAGATTTCGACGCGGGCTCGGTCATCCTCGGCACGCTCACGTTCAACGTGAACGCGATCAGCAATCGCCCCGCCTTCTCGCCACGCGCGACGACGGTGAGCGTCAGGTGCTTCGCGCCCTGTCCGGCGACCGGGACCCTCAACGCCGCGGCGCTCCAGTGGCGGCGCGGTGATCTCGGGACCTGGAACACGCTGACGACGACTCAGGCCCTCGTCGAGACCCGGAACGTCACGTTCAACGGCACCAACGACCCCTGGTCGAATACGATCCAGTTCCGCTACCTGCTCAACTGGGCGACCACGCCGCCGACCGCGGCGACTCAGTTCCGCGTGCAGTTGCAGCTGGTGGTCGCCGCACCATGACGCGTCCGGCGCGCCGTGCGTGGCTCGTCGCGCTCCTGCTCGCGACGCCTTCGCTCGCCGCCGCCACCTCCGCGGACGACGCGGTGCGCCTCCCCTCCGTCGTCGTCGAGGCCGAGGCGCGCGCGATCATCACCGTGCAGGTCCCGATCCCGGAGTCGTTGCGCGACCTCGCCGAGGTCGCGTACGTCATCAAGCCGTTGAATGGCGCGAGCGTCGTCGGGATGCTGTCCGGCGTGCTCACCATCCCGCGCGGCTCCTCCCGCTCCCTCGTCCTGACACTCCGGGTCCCGAGCGACGCGCGGGCAGGACAGCTCGACCTCGCGGATGTCGAGTTCCGCGCCGCGGGGCGTCCCTCGGTCATCCAGCCGGTCTCGGTCCGCGTGCCACTCCGGCGCGAGGTGCTCGCGCTCGGCACCGCCGAGGTAACGGCGCTCCGCGCCGGTGACCGCGTCGACCTGGTCTTCCGTCTCGTCAACCGCGGCAACGCCGCCGAGGCCCTCAACCTCCGGCTGCGCACGCCCCAAGGGTGGCGCGTCACGCCCGACGTCCCGCGCACCATCAGCGTGCCCCTCGGCGCGACCGTCGAGATCGCGACCACGGTCGCGATCCCGGAAGCCGCCGGCATCGGCGACTA is a window encoding:
- a CDS encoding NAD(P)(+) transhydrogenase (Re/Si-specific) subunit beta; protein product: MISVAFERLLYLVAAVLFITGLKQLQSPETARKGNQISAVGMLMAIVITLLSTKTMTYGTIMAGLAVGGAIGLYMARSVAMTSMPQMVALLNGVGGGSSLLVATAEFLHMHEKGEIASVDVALSTHLGVLIGAVTLTGSAIAWAKLQEVMPGKAITFGGQKMVNGLLFAVIAGLAAWLIAVPTAPMWAFYALTGLSLLIGVLLVIPIGGADMPVVISLLNSYSGIAAAMTGFVIKSEVLVISGALVGSSGIILSQIMCKAMNRSLGNVLFGAFGATAGKSTKTAEGLSVSATNVEEAALQLAYAQSVIVVPGYGLAVAQAQHQVRELMDLIEKRGGTMKFAVHPVAGRMPGHMNVLLAEANIPYDKLIDMDDINPEFERTDVCLVIGANDVVNPAARTDPSSPIFGMPILNADHAKRIIVMKRGMSAGFAGIENELFYNAKTQMLFGDAKGTLTKLVAEVKQV
- a CDS encoding NAD(P) transhydrogenase subunit alpha, giving the protein MDLIGFIVVFILATYLGASLIGRVPPTLHTPLMSGANAVSGITVVGAMAIAGHTDYGVLGTVLGFVAIVFAMMNVVGGYAVTDRMLEMFKKGPQGGGK
- a CDS encoding NAD(P) transhydrogenase subunit alpha, whose translation is MLIGVPTERASNELRVALVPDSVGRLAKAGAQVVVERGAGQRAGYPDAAFEKAGAGLGDTAAVLAADLICKVQKPTTPEIAAMKPGAHLISLLQPASSAEAIAALETRGVTAFALELVPRITRAQSMDVLSSQATVAGYKAVLVGASSMVKFLPMLTTAAGTIAPSKVCVLGAGVAGLMAIATARRLGAVVSGFDIRAAAAEQIKSLGASVVAENLISADAQTAGGYAKEQSAEQQAAIQEALKAHLAGMDLVITTAAIPGRAAPRLISTATIQTMTPGSVIVDLAAETGGNCEPTKAGETVDVNGVQVIGPVNLAATMPNHASAMLSRNILTFVQHVMTKDGTLNIDRADEITGAMIVTGRTAK